TTTCCCTTACAATCGGCATCGTTCCTATATGAATCGAGCACTTGCAATTTGAACTGTGGCGAGAAAATCCTACGTGAACCGACACCCGTTTTGCCTTCGGGCTTGCACTGCACAGCACCAACAGCGCGTTTAATTACAGAATTGAGTCCGTGAGCCATTGCCACGTTATACAGTCACAAAACCACCGattgaaactaaaataaaacgcgaaaaactaagaaaaatgACGGAGAATTCAGCACAACGAGCCTACGTAGCCACCATTTTCAATCACGATGTTCGGAGAATTCCCCCTCTCAGTCTTCACTAAACTGTAAAAGTCTCACAGCTATCACGGAAATGCCCACCAGCATCCTCTCACTCTGATACACGTAGACAGGCTGGCGCCTGCCAGTGTTCGTCTCTCTTTTCCGTAACAACGCGCTGGGTGGCGCGACATCCGTTTATAAAACAAGTTTGCCTGCTTCATTGCCAGACTTCTCTGGTCTGCACctacttttttatttcctaaCATTCCAAAAAGTATCGCATATTTCCCGCACTTGATCACCAAAAGCACTTATTCACATAAAGTTTGCTCGATTTTGAGTTAACTATAAGAAAAtagtgaaaagaaaataatacgGAATTTGCAGGATTGGCAACACCGTTACGGTCACGCCAGACAAGCTGTCGCCAGGCAGGCCAAGCCAGACACACCGTCGTCTTTGGTTcgcttttcttttctttcattcATCGAAACTAATATTATGCCTCATCCCGTCCTTTTCCCTCCTTCGTTGAACGTTAATAACGTAGGTAGAATTCTTTGGTCCtttaaacatttaacattttattacctttGCCGCAGGGCACTTTCCAAGAAATTGGGTTCGGTGCCATCAGGTCGCACGTGTATTGTACAGGTtgtaataaattgttttatatatatatatatatatatatataagcaTTTATGGCAGAAAAACCAATAATAAAACAGACAGAAATTTTGCATTGCAAAATTCATTTCCTATGTCAATGCGTAGTAGATACGATCTTATGTGGCGTTATTAACAATCCAATACCTACGTGCCTCACATACTTCTGAAGGTCAAACGTTATCacccattttattatttcacttaatcatttttagattattttagACACTTTAACGTcagtaaataatttaagttgCCTTCCAGGGTGAGGCCATTGCTGTGCAGTACAATTCATTCACTAATTGGgccagaaattgaaaatacattttcctaCGGTGTTCAAGTTTTGCTCCAAGTCTTTATCAATTTCAATGTTTCCCtcatagtattttttgttttagttttatgAGTTTTACGTATATGTCATTCTTTGTCTCTATTCTATTTTAAAGCGTTGTTTCTAAGTAGATATCTACATTATATGGTCCATATTTTCCAACGCCCACCACCTACCCACCAACGtaaacacatattttaaatcatcCAAGTCATATCTTCAGGGCTTTTTGCCAATCTAAATATAACAAACGTACGAAGGTGCGTATATCttataatatgtatatatatataataagaTAGTGTTGTATGTATTCGAACGCCACGGTtaaattaagtaataaaagcttagttaattgattattatagGAACCCCAAACATTGGAGCAAAAATTACGTGGGCTCCCATTcatttaaatctatttttctACAAGCGTACGGTAAAGTGGTTTTACCGCACGCATTTGTGAGTCAAACGTAGTCGTCTTACTGCAACCGGAAGTTTTGCCTTTTTCCTGCGATCGCGTAGGTTCTGGTCATGCTGATTACTAGTCAAGCGCCTACGTCTTGCTTGATTCTGATTTTACACAGGTCACgtgtttttattataattttaacgtGAATAGTTTCCAACAGTCGTATATTACACATAGAAATCTTTTGccgctaaacaatttaaaaacgaGGCCATTCGGCATGccttttattattaaagtacTTTACATCATCAATTCTGGTTGTTCTGAACGAATGATGTTTTATTTCACTTTGTGCTAACGTTTTCTCTCTGCATGAAAGAAAGGTTCGAGGTCGAAAATGTACCCATTGCGGCGTGAGTGAGTGCCACCTGTCAGTTTACCCGAGAAATAATTTCTTGAGATATTGAGGTTATGTATCAACACGTGTACATCACTTTATTTTGTACGGTGTTACCAgttcaagatattttttcgatattttttaaataaacgtaTATCAAAAAGTGAAAAACCATGTCTATCCAAGATAAAGTgttaatgagaaaaataaaaaagcgaGAAAAGCAAAAGCTCAAGTTTGTCCAACTTAAAGAAGCTGAAAAGAAGCAAAACGGTAAGAAGGTAATGGGGCTTTTGGTGAATGGTTTAGGACTCGTTTCGACCTTACTATAGCATCTATATTACATCATATCAACTTTTCTTAGCACCTATAAGTTTCTAACTGGTTGTTCTATACaaagttaaattataaattaaataaactttttgcaAACCTTTGGTTTTCGGAAAGATAATGAAGCTCTCATATTGTTTAGTTAGATTTATGAAAGGCTTCTGACAAATgactattttttgtttcaaccTTTCCAAATTCAGCAGGTGATGGGGAGGAGGAGAATAACCAAGGGCTTAAGCGCCAGCATAAAGAAGATCAAAGCAATGAAGGTAAATACATACCTATTACAGCTTTACTGGTCTTACATCTAAATCTGTAACTAAATGAACAGATCTATGAGCCAAAACAACTAATTATTCTTTTAAACAGCATTCATTCTTAACTTTTagaattcaactttttttgaatACTTGTTTTTTATCTAGTTCCAAAAAAGAAGACCAAGAAAATTCAGAAGGGATCAATATCAGAAGAATCTGTAAATCCAGATCTTGATGCCAAACCTAAAAAGAAAGGTAAACAGATAAATCATAactaacatattaaaaatgaaaacaatactTATTATTGCCAAATTATGATGATATTGAAGGCGAATATGATGCTTCCTTAAATCAACAGTTTGAGAGTTCATTAGTGGACACTCACTAAAGATTTTTAAGTTGAGGCAATAGGAATTCAAAACTTTACTGACCacttttttgtgattattctataaatatttgtttcagttTCAATATTCTCATATATTTAATCACACTTTTTAGCCAAAAAGAATAAGCAGAATGCGGTCCAAGTTGATGAAGGTGATTCATTGAGTGGTAAACATGAGGgcacaaatattgaaattgaaaatttaagttcTTTGGAAGAGCAATGTaaggatttaattaattttctagaaCCAATTAAAgaatatatgaaaattattttagtgcCAGGGACTCAGTCAGGTTTAGAGATTCTTAGTAACAGTACATTTGACTCTCTAAAGGAAGTAGTTTGTGAAAACACCCTTAAGGCTATTGTTGATATGGGTTTCTCTACAATGACTGAAATTCAGTCTAGAAGCATACCTCACCTTTTAGAAGGTATTTTCACtgcttttaatttatatgaTTTTACTTGTTTGACTCTTTAGGTCGTGATTTAGTGGGGGCGGCCAAAACTGGTTCAGGTAAAACTTTAGCCTTCCTTATTCCGGCGGTAGAgttaatatataaattaaaatttatgccaAGAAATGGTAAGTTgtgaattcattaaaatatttgataagtTATGTGAATGTTGGGCCTTTTTTAAGGCACTGGAGTGGTAATAATATCACCAACAAGAGAATTGTCAATGCAAACTTTTGGAGTTTTAAAGGAATTGATGAAATATCATCATCACACTTACGGCCTCATTATGGGAGGTGCCAGCAGGCAAACAGAGGCTCAGAAGTTGTCCAAAGGAATTAATATCTTGGTTGCTACTCCTGGAAGGTAGGTTGtatctgaaaaatattattaaataaagaatataataattaatatattatagaCTATTGGATCACCTTCAAAACACCCctgattttctttataaaaacttACAATGCTTAATTATTGACGAGGCAGACAGGATTCTGGATATTGGttttgaagaagaaatgaagcagataataaatttattacctaGTAAGTCGAAGGTAAATGGCaccataaaaatttatcttaaaTCCACTCTTAGAAAGAAGACAGACTATGATGTTTAGCGCCACTCAGAGCCAGAAAACTGAAGCCTTAACTTCCCTGGCTTTGAAGAAGGAGCCGATATATGTAGGGGTGGATGACACGAAGACTGAAGCCACAGTCGCCGGTAATTACCTATAactcaatgaaaaaaaaatgcattaagggcaatatttttacttaGGGCTGGAGCAAGGCTACGTCGTTTGCCCTTCGGAAAAACGTTTACTGATTCTCTTCACA
The sequence above is a segment of the Euwallacea fornicatus isolate EFF26 chromosome 16, ASM4011564v1, whole genome shotgun sequence genome. Coding sequences within it:
- the pit gene encoding probable ATP-dependent RNA helicase pitchoune isoform X2 codes for the protein MSIQDKVLMRKIKKREKQKLKFVQLKEAEKKQNGDGEEENNQGLKRQHKEDQSNEVPKKKTKKIQKGSISEESVNPDLDAKPKKKAKKNKQNAVQVDEGDSLSGKHEGTNIEIENLSSLEEQLPGTQSGLEILSNSTFDSLKEVVCENTLKAIVDMGFSTMTEIQSRSIPHLLEGRDLVGAAKTGSGKTLAFLIPAVELIYKLKFMPRNGTGVVIISPTRELSMQTFGVLKELMKYHHHTYGLIMGGASRQTEAQKLSKGINILVATPGRLLDHLQNTPDFLYKNLQCLIIDEADRILDIGFEEEMKQIINLLPKRRQTMMFSATQSQKTEALTSLALKKEPIYVGVDDTKTEATVAGLEQGYVVCPSEKRLLILFTFLKKNRKKKVMVFFSSCMSVKYHHELFNYIDLPVMSIHGKQKQTKRTTTFFQFCNAESGILLCTDVAARGLDIPAVDWIVQYDPPDDPKEYIHRVGRTARGEGSSGHALLILRPEELGFLWYLKQAKVPLNEFEFSWTKIADIQLQLENLIAKNYYLNVSAKEAFKAYVRAYDSHHLKNIFDVSTLDLSKVGRSFGFKVPPAVDLNVSAKKAERPEKKRKGGGGFGYFKNLNSMGDKSYKKNVVYRQPRKKGSSDKRQFVR
- the pit gene encoding probable ATP-dependent RNA helicase pitchoune isoform X1 gives rise to the protein MSIQDKVLMRKIKKREKQKLKFVQLKEAEKKQNAGDGEEENNQGLKRQHKEDQSNEVPKKKTKKIQKGSISEESVNPDLDAKPKKKAKKNKQNAVQVDEGDSLSGKHEGTNIEIENLSSLEEQLPGTQSGLEILSNSTFDSLKEVVCENTLKAIVDMGFSTMTEIQSRSIPHLLEGRDLVGAAKTGSGKTLAFLIPAVELIYKLKFMPRNGTGVVIISPTRELSMQTFGVLKELMKYHHHTYGLIMGGASRQTEAQKLSKGINILVATPGRLLDHLQNTPDFLYKNLQCLIIDEADRILDIGFEEEMKQIINLLPKRRQTMMFSATQSQKTEALTSLALKKEPIYVGVDDTKTEATVAGLEQGYVVCPSEKRLLILFTFLKKNRKKKVMVFFSSCMSVKYHHELFNYIDLPVMSIHGKQKQTKRTTTFFQFCNAESGILLCTDVAARGLDIPAVDWIVQYDPPDDPKEYIHRVGRTARGEGSSGHALLILRPEELGFLWYLKQAKVPLNEFEFSWTKIADIQLQLENLIAKNYYLNVSAKEAFKAYVRAYDSHHLKNIFDVSTLDLSKVGRSFGFKVPPAVDLNVSAKKAERPEKKRKGGGGFGYFKNLNSMGDKSYKKNVVYRQPRKKGSSDKRQFVR